TGACATGCTCAAAACTATGATATGGAGGTAAACCATGTggtaaatttgaaaacaaaaaattgTGCTTGTGCAACAAGCCCTGTATGTCAACATGATATCCTTGTCGTCCTGTATTTGTGGACTTATCTGTAATAAAACATTGCACTACCCACTAGTATCTGAATGCCGAAAAATAATCTCCATCCTCTTAGTGAAAACAACTCTAGGCACATTTGAAGATAAGCCCCTCAATACTACCTTTTTACCATTTGGTGTAAAACCCAATTGCATAGCTTGGAAGTTTGTCAAATATGGATTTATAGTATGCAACCACTGAACACCCAACATAACATTGGTCTCCTCAATATCAATCACATAAAATTCCTCAGTAAGGGTGTAATTACCCAATGCCTTGCTCAATTGTGGAACAAGATTTGCACAATGCAATGTGCCATTCAATGTTCTCACATGAAAACCTTCATGCTCCTCCACTTTTAGATCCATCTTCTTCACATAGGATGCATCAATGAAGTTGTGGGTAGGCCCACTATTAATTAATACAACACCCAGCACAATACTGTGATGTCCTCATATTGTTAAATAGTAATAATCTGTATCTGAATATGCTTatgtattaattatttaattatgagttatttgttcattcaaattaaatatttaaattaactaCTTAATGATGAACTGATTATTATATGATAATAATATTCCTTAACATACcaatgaaatcataaataaataaaaataaattaaatccaaGAATATAAATACACTATTAACAATAATTATTTAAGAAAGAACTCCTAAagtaataaacattaaaaaaaatatgtatatacTATTCATTCTTGCTACTACTGTTAGTATTTAAGAAGATAGGATTGTTGGACTAATCACCAATGTTCCCCTTCAGATTTAGGAGATGGACTAACTACCTCCTATGGATCCGTTTATCTCTAAcatttgtattgggcattaacaagtcgatcttttcgCACAACAAAAACTGTGCTCCAACACTTAGTATATCCTATTTTGGGTTGTCTTGGACTATTGTAATGTAATTTCTTTGTTTATATTCTTGGTAGGATGTTAGCTATCTTATTTTGTGTAATTTTTCTTTATAGTGTTTCAATAAAAAGCTTCACAAACCCATATATGCTACCCGATTTTTTTCACAactaaacaagttgaatgaaataaaaaaaaaatgcaatcatCAATAAAAAAGATGTATTGTCACTCTTAAATTCAAAActttatattataaatttttaataaaattttaaaaagtcCAACAAATATGTATAGCAAAAGGGAAGAGGGGCTTGAACTTTTGTAGTTGACATAGTGTTGTGTTTatgattttaaatataaaaataataatatttaaaaataaaaatatatatcatttACAAGTTTCTCATATTTGAGTTATGTGTAATTTAGGATcattttatttaatgattattaggcacttattaatttatttaaagagTTTCTTTTTCAATTGGTTAATTTAAAAAGGCATGTTAATTTAGAGGAATTTTATTAACTTATTAACATATGTTAATTGGTTAACTTATTAACATATCTTTTCAATTCCCTCATTTTTTTAAAGGTTGtaatgaaataaatttatttatttttaaatatgatattaagatctaattttcaaaatgatttgtTATAAGATTATTGTATAGATCTAAATTCTTTGAAAAAATAttgtttataaatttttattttaaattaaaacaataagcatcaattaaattaaatgataatttccaattaaTTTTAATGtctaaaaataagaaaaatgaattattttgtttaattatataatagattatttaattaaacaagCTAAATAAAGACTTACAATTTCTTATTAAAATCATCTTTTATAATTAAGCTTAAAAATTATTAGCCTTTATTTTATTAGAAATGCATAATCTTTTAAAAGTCATTAAGTCTTGCACAAAGTCTAGTCAATAGAAAGTGATGTCTTTATGATATTTATTAGTGATGTCTACTCAATAGAATTTTGTTGAACACTTTGGAAagaaatattttttaaagattaaCAATATAATTGTTTCCTTTATTTTCTTGGGTGCATGCTAGTTGtcttagttttttaatttttctttgcatTGTTTCAAATCCATTATATGCTACCCCATTATTTGTAcaagtaaacaagttgaatgaaataagaaaaatacaattttattgtgTTTGAGTTAGGTCTAATTTAGGATCATCTTATTATAGGCATATGAATTTATTTGAAGAGTTCCTTTCTCAATTGATCAAAATGAAtccataaattaattaaataattaaaattaaaaagttaGAATTAGAatgtaatttttaattttgatgttTAATTAATTTTGAGGCTTTGTCCATTTTATGTTCAAGACCATGGTTGGTTGTGGCCACTTCAACATGGTGATTAGTCTGCATTAGATAGGTAACATATTGttattaaaaattacaaaaaataatctCAAAATACATGATTTACAGTTTTATTATGCTTTAGTAAGGACTAATCATGACCATTATACTTTTCAAGCAcctataaataatttaaaatgcaagacaacatataaaaaaactatttttattattttttataatccAGTGCCTCATTTCCCTCCACAAACTGGAACAATTATTttttatcttcctaatgtaatattTCCACCCGGCATGTCTGgcaaattatttttttttgttgaagaaATCAGAATCTCATAATTAGGTAGtctaaaatattatttttcatggaAAGAGATGAGAATATCACCGACGCCTCCAAACGAATTTCTCGCGCCTTTGTTGACACATGTTATTGTCTTCTCATTATTTCCACTCATCACATAACACCTCTTCTTCGATATAATCATTTGCCCTCTCATTCTTACTCATTACCCTGCTAAACTGCAACTCCATCCACCCAAATTCTCAATCTCTCATGGCCAAACTACTTTTGCTTTCTGTTATCACACTATTTCTTCTCCGCTTTTGCTGCGGATGTATTGAGAGGGAAGCCCATGCTCTTCTTATCTTCAAAGCCGGCCTAACTGACTCTGCGGGTTTACTAAGTGCGTGGGGGAAAGGAAGAGATTGCTGCCTCTGGGATGGCATTTCTTGTGATAACACCACTCATCACGTAGTGGGTGTTAACATTACAGGATTCTCTCACTCACCTGAAATGGAGGGCATCATATCTGAGAGCTTGTGCACCCTCACTTTTGTTGCAACCGTAAACCTATCTGGAATTGGCTTTACAGGTACTATTCCTCACTGCTTCACAAAACTCTCTTCTCTCGCACTACTAGATTTATCTAATAATAGCTTGAGTGGGGATATTCCTcctttctctaattcttcttctttaaCCTACCTAGATCTTTCTTGGAATCTCCTCACAGGTAGCATACCTCCCTGCTTTACAAAACTCCCTTCTCTCGCACAACTATACTTATCTCATAATAGCTTGAGTGGGAATATTCCTCCTTCTATGTCTAATCTCTCTTCATTAACTATCCTACATCTTTGGCATAATGGACTCACAGGAAgcattccctcctctctctctgatctctcttctctGACTAGCCTAGATCTTTCTTATAATAAACTCACAGGAAGCATTCCCTCCCCTCTCTCTAATATCTTTTCTCTAAGTAGCCTAGATTTTTCTTTTAATAAACTCACAGGAAGTATTCCTTCCTCTTTCTCTTATCTCTCCTCTTTAACTATCCTATATCTTTCTAATAATCAACTCACTGGAAGCATTCCATCATCTCtttctaatctctcttctctaacTACGCTACATCTCTAGGAGAATCAACTCACAGGAAGCATTCCCTCCCCTCTCTCTAACCTCTCTTCTTTGACTAGCCTAGCTCTTTCTTATAATCGACTCACGGGAAacattccctcctctctctcttatCTCTCTTCTCTAACTTATCTATTTCTTGATGAGAATCACTTGATTGGTTGTATCCCAAATTCCTTGGGCAATCTCTCTTTACTGAAGGTGATGTTTCTTTCAGACAACCAACTGAATGGAACTCTTCCCCCCTCCTTTTCAAGGCTCTCCTCCCTTA
This genomic stretch from Cryptomeria japonica chromosome 8, Sugi_1.0, whole genome shotgun sequence harbors:
- the LOC131046815 gene encoding probable leucine-rich repeat receptor-like protein kinase At1g35710, which gives rise to MAKLLLLSVITLFLLRFCCGCIEREAHALLIFKAGLTDSAGLLSAWGKGRDCCLWDGISCDNTTHHVVGVNITGFSHSPEMEGIISESLCTLTFVATVNLSGIGFTGTIPHCFTKLSSLALLDLSNNSLSGDIPPFSNSSSLTYLDLSWNLLTGSIPPCFTKLPSLAQLYLSHNSLSGNIPPSMSNLSSLTILHLWHNGLTGSIPSSLSDLSSLTSLDLSYNKLTGSIPSPLSNIFSLSSLDFSFNKLTGSIPSSFSYLSSLTILYLSNNQLTGSIPSSLSNLSSLTTLHL